The window TCGATGACCGCCATCTTGAACTCTTCCTTGAGGTCGGTCAGGGTGCGTTCCAGCAAGGTGGTCTTGCCTGCGCCCGGAGAGCTCATGAGGTTGAGGCAGAGAATCTTCTTCTCTTTAAATTTAGCTTTAAGTTCCTCGGCAAGCCGATCGTTGGCCTCGAGGACATTGCGTACGATGGTGACTTCCTGTGCCATGAATAACTCCTCAATATGTTACTACTCGTCGTCGATTTCAATCGAATCGATGAGCATTTCCTTCCCTTGCAAAACCTTATGTCCAAGTAACTGATCGCACTTCGGACACGGCATGCACCGCGAATGCTCAGGGACAAATTCCTCGCCGCAATCACCGCACGCCACTCTGATGGGGATTTCAACAATCTCCAGCTCGGCTCCGTCAAAGCCTTCAGTGGGTGTCAGCGCATCCCAGGCGAACTTCAGGGATTCAGTGACCACACCGGCGAGCGCGCCGTTTTTGATGACCACTTTCTTGAGCTTCTTGCCGTCGTGCTTGACCATTTCCTCGCGCAGGATGCCGAGTATGGATTGAACTATAGACATTTCATGCATGGAAATTTGGCTTACCCCTTTTTCAAGGGTGCGGCAAGGGAGATTCGGCATTTCGGATAAAAGAAAAGAGGAAGTCGCCTTCGGCTCCGATTTTATTGAGATAAAGTTTGAAAGGCAAAAATGGAAGACCGCCTATCGGCGGCGATTGTTGTACTCATTCCCTGCCGGAGGCGTCCTACGCGGACGGCGGTTCTTTCTATCTCTGCTGTCCTCATCCGTAAGCCTCGAAAATCTCGGCAACGGCTGACGGCTGGCTGAGCCGCCCCAAGAAAGAACCAAAGAAACGCGGCTTTGTGTGCTCCCCGCCTCGTGAGCTTTCGCCAAGAATCTGATCCAAATCGAATGCCTTGTATTGCCCCTCGCGAACGAGTTCGCTTCATTTTGCCTTCGTAAACAAGCGGCATTCAATTTGGTCAGCTTCTACAGCTTAGGCTCAAGGGCTGGTCCAATCCTTTGTGTAAAGGCAAAAAGCCCAGATTCCCCCATATCCCCCAAAAAACACCCCAAGGGCCTTGGGTGCGCAGCACCCAACACCGTGTTAACGCCATACACTACCAACAAGCGTACGCCACCTCCCCGCCTTCAAGGCTTGTGAGAGTGGTGCAGCTGTGCATTTCTCGGGTGCCGATCGGCCGGAGGCGTAGCCCAGCTACGGAGAGGACCGGGCGGTGCACGAAAAATGCGCAGATGCGCCGCTATCGCAAGCCGGAGCAACGCAATCAATTGACAAACGATGCAAAATATCGGATGTTCGCCCCGTTCTCAGGGCGGGGTGAAAGTCCCCACCGGCGGTGAGCCATTAGTGGTAAGCCCGCGAGCGCCTCCCTCTGTTGGGAGGGTCAAGCAGACCCGGTGTGATTCCGGGGCCGACGGTGATAGTCCGGATGGAAGAGAATACGACGGTTCGCCGTGGCCGCGCTTCGGTGCGGTACGTCCACGCGCCCTTGCGTGGCGTGTGCGAGCGTCCTTTCCTGCGCCCTGATTCACCATCTCTACCGAAAGGAGAAACATGATGAATCAGTCTCAACTCGAACAGTTCGGCGACTCCATCGTGCGAGTCGAAAGAGCGCTCCAGGCCCTCCGCGAGGGCAAGGGCATTCTTGTCACGGACAACGAAGACCGCGAAAACGAGGGCGACCTCATCTTTGCGGCAGAGACCCTTACCGACGAACAGATGGCTTTGCTGATCCGCGAATGCAGCGGCATCGTCTGCCTGTGCCTGACCGATGAAAAAGTTCGCTCCCTGGAGCTGCCCATGATGGTCGAGGAGAACAACTCCCAGTACCAGACTGCCTTCACGGTCACCATCGAAGCAGCCGAAGGCGTCACCACCGGCGTTTCCGCGGCTGATCGCGTCACCACCATCAAGGCAGCCATTGCCGAAGGCGCCAAGCCTTCCGACATCGCCAGCCCCGGCCACGTATTCCCGCTCCGCGCCCGCAGCGGCGGCGTGCTGGAACGCGGCGGCCACACCGAAGCCACCGTGGACATGACCCGCATGGCAGGCCTCGCTCCGTGCGGCGTGCTCTGTGAGCTGACCAACCCGGACGGCACCATGGCGCGCCTGCCCGAAATCATTGAATTTGCCCTTAAGCACGATATGCCCGTCTGCACCGTGGACGACATCGTCGCCTACCGCAAACTCAACGAAGCCGTGGCTGCATAACGCCACGCAACAGAGCCTCCCGCTCTGCCAAAACAAAAATATCGAGGGCCGTTACCGATGAGGGACGGCCCTTTTTTCATGCCTGTTTCTACACAAAAGATATAACCACCTTGCACCGTTATCCCTGAAAGAGTACGATTCCTTCGGTTGGTAAAATGCCACGCAGTGGAGCGCGCATGAAACTGAGAAATATTGCTCTCACGAGCATCTTCATATTAGTCCTTGTGGCAATGGCCACGGAATTCACGGTCTCGCACCTGATCGTTCAGGACGGCTTCAACAATCTGGAACGACAACAGGTCGAGACAGATGTTCAGCGAGTGAAAAATGAAATCGCAA of the Pseudodesulfovibrio sp. zrk46 genome contains:
- a CDS encoding hydrogenase maturation nickel metallochaperone HypA; protein product: MSIVQSILGILREEMVKHDGKKLKKVVIKNGALAGVVTESLKFAWDALTPTEGFDGAELEIVEIPIRVACGDCGEEFVPEHSRCMPCPKCDQLLGHKVLQGKEMLIDSIEIDDE
- the ribB gene encoding 3,4-dihydroxy-2-butanone-4-phosphate synthase, which translates into the protein MNQSQLEQFGDSIVRVERALQALREGKGILVTDNEDRENEGDLIFAAETLTDEQMALLIRECSGIVCLCLTDEKVRSLELPMMVEENNSQYQTAFTVTIEAAEGVTTGVSAADRVTTIKAAIAEGAKPSDIASPGHVFPLRARSGGVLERGGHTEATVDMTRMAGLAPCGVLCELTNPDGTMARLPEIIEFALKHDMPVCTVDDIVAYRKLNEAVAA